The Candidatus Binatia bacterium genome has a window encoding:
- a CDS encoding Coq4 family protein, translating into MSAPESPDLAPELVESLLRSLKSWDPRASVPLALDYMEHGDPDALNGFDALARKNPAAEQMLADRYLSPSPDVDALRNLPEGTLGRTFAHYLDDNELDANLLRESAFIPAHRARGEDVGHLAERGFQLHDLFHVLTGFDTTPLGEVRVVSFTVAQTPAPYPAMIIASRPLQMVLYQPELLPPVMDAITEGWALGRRAKCLLGVQWEDHWGDSLLELRQKFQLD; encoded by the coding sequence ATGAGCGCACCGGAGTCGCCCGATCTCGCGCCCGAACTGGTAGAAAGCCTTTTACGGTCTCTGAAAAGTTGGGACCCACGAGCCTCGGTTCCGCTCGCTCTGGACTATATGGAACACGGCGACCCGGATGCCTTGAACGGATTCGACGCGCTGGCTCGCAAGAATCCGGCTGCCGAGCAGATGCTTGCGGACCGGTATTTGAGCCCTTCGCCGGATGTCGATGCGCTCCGTAATCTGCCGGAGGGAACCCTCGGTCGAACCTTTGCCCATTATCTGGACGATAACGAGCTCGATGCCAACCTGCTGCGCGAATCCGCCTTCATTCCGGCCCATCGAGCGCGTGGCGAAGACGTTGGGCACCTTGCCGAGAGAGGCTTTCAGCTGCACGACCTTTTTCACGTACTCACAGGGTTCGATACAACGCCGCTCGGCGAGGTTCGTGTGGTCAGTTTTACGGTAGCGCAAACGCCGGCACCCTATCCTGCGATGATCATTGCCAGCCGGCCTTTGCAGATGGTCCTCTATCAGCCGGAACTGCTGCCGCCCGTGATGGATGCGATCACCGAAGGTTGGGCGCTGGGCCGTCGCGCGAAGTGTCTTCTGGGAGTACAATGGGAAGACCATTGGGGCGACTCGCTCCTCGAACTGCGCCAGAAGTTCCAGCT
- a CDS encoding amidohydrolase family protein, whose amino-acid sequence MAEYDLLVRGGTVVDGTGAAAFRGDVGVRGGRIVDIGALKGQGAREVDAEGAIVAPGFVDIHTHYDAQVFWDRMMTISPWHGVTTVILGNCGFGVAPTKPRDRDLILRTLENVEGMSLDALQAGLGAEWPFSTFGEFLSAIESRGTAIHVGAMVGHTPIRTWVMGEDAVSREASPEEIEEMRVLVAAALAEGALGFATSKAPTHVGYDGNPVPSRMAAHEEILALGDCLREAGKGTFQSTIGQGLLFDELAEIQQRIGRPVTWTALLGGLFGPDGHRKVLEKTAEHQAAGIEVYPQVTGRPLMLEFDMGAPFPFGSIPAMKPAFAADKAGKMRLYSDPDFRAAFEEATQKTIGIFSMDHMWVSRHPTDDSLAGVSVTDVGARKGQSPVLAMLDLALETELAVSFRMAVANRDEDVVAELLSDKTVVLGLSDAGAHASQLCDAGASTHLLGHWVREKEVLSMEEAVRKLTSEPADLFGLADRGRIAPGQTGDLAIFDPATVRCGELERVHDFPGGADRLIAPAEGMRAVVVAGEVLREEGVDQVDPEGALPGRVVRS is encoded by the coding sequence ATGGCAGAGTACGATCTTCTCGTGCGAGGGGGCACGGTTGTCGATGGAACGGGTGCGGCTGCATTCCGCGGGGATGTGGGCGTGCGTGGCGGCCGTATCGTGGATATCGGTGCCTTGAAGGGGCAGGGGGCTCGCGAGGTGGATGCCGAAGGTGCGATAGTCGCTCCCGGGTTTGTCGACATTCACACGCACTACGACGCACAGGTGTTCTGGGATCGGATGATGACGATTTCGCCCTGGCATGGAGTGACGACCGTGATTCTCGGGAACTGTGGCTTTGGTGTGGCACCGACCAAGCCACGTGATCGCGATTTGATCCTGCGGACCCTCGAGAACGTCGAGGGAATGTCGCTGGATGCTCTGCAGGCAGGATTGGGTGCGGAATGGCCTTTCAGCACGTTCGGAGAATTCCTGTCGGCGATCGAGTCTCGCGGTACGGCGATCCATGTCGGCGCCATGGTCGGGCATACCCCGATCCGGACCTGGGTGATGGGAGAAGACGCCGTGTCGCGCGAAGCGAGTCCCGAAGAGATCGAGGAGATGCGGGTTCTGGTTGCCGCTGCCCTCGCGGAGGGAGCGCTAGGCTTCGCGACCTCGAAGGCACCGACTCATGTAGGTTATGATGGCAACCCGGTCCCCAGCCGGATGGCGGCACACGAGGAAATTCTCGCGCTGGGGGATTGTTTGCGAGAAGCTGGCAAGGGCACCTTCCAGTCGACGATCGGGCAGGGCCTCCTTTTCGATGAGTTGGCTGAAATTCAGCAGCGGATCGGGCGTCCGGTGACCTGGACCGCGCTGCTCGGCGGCTTGTTCGGCCCCGATGGGCACCGCAAGGTGCTGGAGAAAACCGCAGAGCATCAGGCCGCCGGAATCGAGGTCTATCCGCAGGTAACGGGTCGACCCTTGATGCTCGAATTTGATATGGGCGCCCCGTTTCCCTTCGGCAGTATCCCGGCGATGAAGCCTGCATTTGCGGCCGACAAGGCTGGCAAGATGCGCCTGTACTCGGACCCTGATTTCCGTGCTGCATTCGAGGAGGCCACCCAAAAGACCATCGGGATTTTCTCGATGGATCATATGTGGGTGTCGCGACACCCGACCGATGACAGTCTTGCAGGAGTCTCGGTGACGGATGTGGGCGCGCGAAAGGGACAGTCGCCGGTGCTGGCCATGTTGGATCTCGCCCTCGAGACAGAACTGGCGGTCTCCTTCCGAATGGCGGTCGCCAATCGGGACGAGGACGTCGTTGCCGAGTTGTTGTCGGACAAAACCGTGGTTTTGGGACTCTCGGATGCGGGCGCGCACGCCAGCCAGCTTTGCGATGCCGGTGCCTCGACGCACCTTTTGGGCCACTGGGTGCGAGAGAAAGAGGTCCTCTCGATGGAGGAGGCTGTCCGCAAGCTCACCTCCGAGCCCGCCGATCTCTTCGGCCTTGCTGATCGCGGTCGAATCGCACCCGGTCAGACGGGCGATCTGGCGATCTTTGATCCGGCAACGGTTCGGTGCGGCGAACTGGAGCGCGTGCATGATTTTCCCGGAGGCGCCGATCGATTGATTGCACCGGCTGAAGGAATGCGGGCGGTGGTGGTCGCCGGCGAAGTTTTGCGCGAAGAGGGCGTGGATCAAGTTGACCCGGAAGGTGCCTTGCCCGGGCGGGTGGTGCGCTCATGA
- a CDS encoding endonuclease/exonuclease/phosphatase family protein, whose protein sequence is MRGRVEAILIALVLAGCGGSSSPAPHITLANLNFLHGIFCPAESASCRLEDRSELLAAWVRDAGCPDVVTLQEIFPPSVDLLESWAATVCPFPYDVVQGDVLLRVDDETVLSRYPILQADQLRLFGEFRAVLHVQVDHPTGPVDVFSTHLASGADGGRDRCDAIDCPAVCEDAGAGTRRECQAVQMAQWIEERHEGPNPALVAGDFNARPGSFTYRQFTERGWADAYLEAGHPECDPTTGIGCTAGREDGSLEGLESPALGESVRIDFIFVVPSLPGAGCSGRIEPAGDPDGDGARTALFADAPNPFAPTCGPLPNPVCWPSDHVGVQVDLQCN, encoded by the coding sequence ATGCGAGGGCGTGTCGAGGCAATCCTGATTGCGTTGGTTCTGGCGGGATGTGGGGGATCGAGTTCGCCTGCGCCGCATATCACGCTGGCCAATCTTAATTTTCTGCACGGTATTTTTTGCCCGGCCGAGAGTGCATCGTGCCGACTGGAGGATCGATCGGAACTCCTGGCGGCGTGGGTGCGGGACGCCGGGTGCCCTGACGTGGTGACGCTGCAGGAGATTTTTCCCCCTTCCGTCGACCTCCTCGAGAGCTGGGCGGCGACGGTTTGTCCCTTCCCTTATGACGTCGTGCAAGGCGACGTTTTGCTGAGAGTGGACGACGAAACCGTGCTTTCGCGTTATCCGATTCTGCAAGCGGACCAGTTGCGGCTCTTTGGCGAGTTTCGAGCCGTCTTGCATGTGCAGGTGGACCATCCGACCGGGCCGGTCGACGTCTTCTCCACGCACCTTGCCTCTGGTGCTGATGGCGGCAGGGATCGCTGCGATGCCATCGACTGTCCGGCCGTCTGTGAGGATGCAGGGGCCGGAACCCGCAGGGAGTGCCAGGCGGTCCAGATGGCCCAATGGATTGAAGAACGCCATGAGGGACCGAATCCGGCGCTTGTTGCGGGTGATTTCAATGCCCGCCCGGGCAGTTTTACCTATCGACAATTTACCGAACGTGGCTGGGCTGATGCGTATCTGGAGGCTGGTCACCCGGAGTGTGATCCGACAACCGGTATCGGCTGCACTGCCGGTCGCGAAGACGGCAGCCTCGAAGGTCTGGAATCGCCGGCGCTCGGGGAGTCGGTTCGCATCGACTTTATTTTCGTGGTGCCGAGCCTGCCGGGCGCCGGATGTTCCGGCAGGATCGAGCCGGCCGGTGATCCGGACGGAGATGGCGCCAGAACGGCTCTGTTTGCAGACGCACCAAATCCGTTTGCTCCGACGTGCGGTCCGCTTCCGAATCCGGTTTGCTGGCCGTCGGATCATGTCGGCGTCCAGGTCGACTTGCAGTGTAATTAA
- a CDS encoding amidohydrolase family protein, with protein sequence MHDLVIRRGKVVDGSGAPAVDADIAIDGETIVAVGEVTSPGKIEIDADGDLVTPGFVDVHTHYDGQVTWDPELRPSSFHGVTTVVMGNCGVGFAPCAPDRRDWLIGLMEGVEDIPGTALAAGIRWNWETFPEFMDAVEASPLAMDVGVQVPHGALRAYVMGDRGAELAKATPAEIEEMSALVCEAVEAGALGFTTSRTEKHRDKAGQPTPSFGVAGEELQGIARAMGKTGKGVLQLIADFHDFEPEFAMIRGMAEVSGRPLSMTIEQDDRHPEIWKNVLEGIAAAARDGLPMRGQVPARATGVVMGLDVTLHPFLLHQTFYELADKPLAERAAALRDPEFRSRLLAETVEIDPSTIVGVLFGSFGKMFRLNDPPDYEPHPSTSAAAEATRRGVTPQEVLLDWLSEEDGNALLYFPLMNYLDGDLEMVREMLTHPQASFGLSDAGAHCGTVCDGSFPTTMLTHWVRDRARGEKLPLEWVIQKLTRGGADLVGLKDRGLLAPGMKADVNVIDFDALALHAPQVVRDLPANGRRLLQRASGYRYSVISGEVAFIDGEGTGTRRGRLLRGARPDPRA encoded by the coding sequence ATGCACGATCTGGTAATTCGCAGGGGAAAAGTTGTCGATGGTTCAGGTGCGCCGGCGGTGGACGCGGATATCGCGATCGATGGAGAGACGATCGTGGCGGTCGGTGAGGTCACCTCGCCGGGAAAAATCGAGATCGACGCCGATGGCGATTTGGTGACTCCGGGTTTTGTCGACGTGCACACGCATTACGACGGGCAGGTCACCTGGGATCCGGAATTGCGGCCTTCGAGTTTCCATGGCGTCACCACTGTGGTGATGGGCAACTGCGGCGTCGGCTTCGCGCCTTGCGCGCCGGATCGTCGCGACTGGCTGATCGGATTGATGGAGGGCGTCGAGGATATTCCCGGGACTGCGCTTGCCGCCGGCATCCGCTGGAATTGGGAAACATTCCCCGAGTTCATGGATGCCGTCGAAGCCTCGCCTCTGGCGATGGACGTCGGCGTACAGGTCCCGCACGGCGCCTTGCGTGCGTATGTGATGGGCGACCGGGGTGCGGAGCTTGCGAAGGCCACACCTGCCGAGATCGAAGAAATGTCGGCTCTGGTATGCGAAGCGGTGGAGGCGGGCGCGCTCGGATTCACGACTTCTCGCACCGAGAAGCATCGCGACAAGGCCGGGCAGCCGACACCAAGTTTCGGGGTGGCGGGCGAGGAGTTGCAGGGCATTGCACGGGCCATGGGCAAAACCGGCAAAGGCGTCCTGCAGTTGATTGCCGATTTTCACGATTTCGAACCGGAGTTCGCCATGATTCGAGGCATGGCGGAGGTTTCCGGCCGACCCCTCTCGATGACGATCGAACAGGATGATCGCCATCCGGAAATCTGGAAAAACGTGCTCGAAGGCATCGCGGCTGCGGCTCGCGACGGGTTGCCGATGCGGGGGCAGGTGCCGGCCCGTGCGACCGGTGTCGTCATGGGTCTCGATGTGACGCTGCACCCCTTTCTTCTGCACCAGACGTTCTACGAGCTTGCCGACAAACCTCTGGCGGAGAGAGCCGCAGCACTCCGCGATCCGGAGTTTCGGTCGCGCTTGCTGGCGGAAACGGTCGAGATCGATCCGTCCACAATTGTGGGGGTGCTATTCGGCAGTTTTGGCAAGATGTTTCGGTTGAACGATCCGCCCGACTACGAACCTCATCCTTCCACCAGCGCCGCAGCGGAGGCGACCCGGCGAGGGGTAACCCCGCAGGAGGTTCTGCTCGATTGGCTCTCCGAGGAAGACGGGAACGCGCTGCTGTATTTTCCATTGATGAACTATCTCGATGGGGATCTCGAGATGGTTCGAGAAATGCTCACCCATCCGCAGGCATCTTTCGGACTGAGTGATGCCGGCGCGCATTGCGGCACCGTCTGCGACGGGAGCTTTCCGACGACAATGCTGACGCATTGGGTACGTGATCGCGCGCGGGGCGAGAAGCTGCCCTTGGAGTGGGTGATCCAGAAGCTGACGCGCGGGGGGGCTGATTTGGTGGGACTGAAGGACCGCGGACTGCTCGCGCCCGGCATGAAGGCTGACGTGAATGTGATCGATTTCGATGCGCTGGCTTTGCACGCGCCGCAGGTCGTGCGTGACTTGCCGGCCAACGGACGTCGCTTGCTGCAGCGTGCCAGCGGCTATCGCTACAGCGTGATCAGCGGCGAAGTGGCTTTTATCGATGGCGAGGGCACCGGAACGAGGCGGGGTCGGTTGCTGCGCGGTGCCCGCCCGGATCCGCGGGCATAG